The following DNA comes from Augochlora pura isolate Apur16 chromosome 6, APUR_v2.2.1, whole genome shotgun sequence.
TTATTCAGTTACAAAGTTTTCCTtgtgcattaaaaaatatctttctcaGCGTTCCTAAATTTTCTACGGGGAATTCCAAAAGTTTAATtgcgatattaaattatagcaaCTTTAAGCGTGTTAGCTAACATAATGAACATtaggtaattatttaataataattcgaaatggctccgaccacaaagggttaagaatatCTATCacatattttgcaatatttaacgCGTCACGTCTTCGCGTTACAACCGTCATCGCTCTCTAACTTTTggttttaattacaaaatcgaTACGGTTACGATACgcatgtatatttataaaataacaataaatgtcgACGACCAATTCTTTCAGGAGGAAGGGAATCGCCGTTGGTGACAGCGATCGGCAACACCGTCGGGGCGAATCTCACCGCGATCTCGGAGCAGGTGATCTCGAGGCTCAGCGGCCCGTTGAGAAGTCTGTCGGTGACCATCCTGAATCTTGTTCGCAGCATTCTCTCGGCCATCGATGCCCCCATCAGACGATGGATGGGTTCCGCTCAAGAGACCCTCGACAGGGTCGAGGATCTGTTACGCGGGTCGAACGAAATCAACGGTGACACCACCGAATCAACGAGACATCGAAGACACACGcggtcgacgatcgacgattcTTGCGACTACTGGATCAATCAAGCGCAACTATTCATCGAAAGACTCCAGGAAATCCTGGTTAACGCCGCCAAACAAATCATCGCGTCGCCAGAGTTGTTGATAAATGCCGCTGCATCGTTATCGAACACGATCACGCATCCGATAGAAAACCTGTCGAACTTGGGGAATCTGTTCAAGCAATTGTCTCTCAATTCGTTCAACACGGCCAAGAATCAGACCTTACTGATCGCCGGCAAGTTTTTGACTACTCAATTGATACCCTTTCTACATAAACTCTTGAACGAGATGGACCAGACGAAGTTGCTACCGCCTACGCTTCACGAAGGGGTAACGACGTTCAACACTATCTACACTGTTCTGAAAATGCTCGGCTACGTTAGCTAAAACCGGGGTACAAGAACCAAGGAAAGCGGGAACGGAAATGTAACCTCAACGTTGTTACACTTTGTAAGGCGATTCTACAGTGTTTGCTTCTTGATGCGAAATAAAGTGTCGTCCAGCCTGGaatcatttga
Coding sequences within:
- the LOC144471266 gene encoding uncharacterized protein LOC144471266, yielding MKPSWIITAFAFAITIATHGSYGPPTGCNAAVVPDAISGLELSDLIHAVLPSGGRESPLVTAIGNTVGANLTAISEQVISRLSGPLRSLSVTILNLVRSILSAIDAPIRRWMGSAQETLDRVEDLLRGSNEINGDTTESTRHRRHTRSTIDDSCDYWINQAQLFIERLQEILVNAAKQIIASPELLINAAASLSNTITHPIENLSNLGNLFKQLSLNSFNTAKNQTLLIAGKFLTTQLIPFLHKLLNEMDQTKLLPPTLHEGVTTFNTIYTVLKMLGYVS